The following proteins are encoded in a genomic region of Lactiplantibacillus plantarum:
- a CDS encoding helix-turn-helix transcriptional regulator codes for MLTANHVKQYRLMAGFSQKELASKTGITRQTLSLIEKGTYNPSLKLCLNLCHALNQTLDTVFWVEPS; via the coding sequence ATGTTAACCGCGAATCATGTCAAGCAATACCGGTTAATGGCCGGATTCTCACAAAAAGAACTCGCCAGCAAGACTGGCATCACCCGTCAAACCCTGAGTTTGATTGAAAAGGGCACCTATAACCCATCACTGAAACTCTGCCTCAACCTCTGTCACGCACTCAACCAAACACTCGATACTGTCTTTTGGGTCGAACCCAGTTAG
- the greA gene encoding transcription elongation factor GreA, producing MEPTFNKMTSTGYHAIEQEIEDLKQQRPERIRILAAAAALGDRSENAEYSSAKRDLGRLESRLRYLNKQLQYAQIVQPADNNQLDIGKFVTIEFLDDHDQITYQLVGKQEANLEQQKISFTSPIGQALANHTVDDVVTVNAPNGAYQVKVIAVKRA from the coding sequence ATGGAACCAACTTTTAACAAAATGACTTCGACTGGTTACCATGCCATCGAACAGGAAATTGAAGACTTAAAGCAACAACGGCCCGAGCGAATCAGAATTCTGGCTGCGGCTGCGGCACTAGGTGACCGTTCTGAGAATGCCGAATATAGTAGTGCCAAACGGGACTTAGGTCGCTTAGAAAGCCGCCTGCGTTATCTCAACAAGCAGTTGCAATACGCCCAAATCGTTCAACCAGCTGACAACAATCAACTCGATATCGGTAAATTCGTGACCATCGAATTTCTGGATGATCATGACCAAATCACCTATCAATTAGTTGGAAAACAGGAAGCCAATCTCGAACAACAAAAAATCTCATTCACATCTCCCATCGGTCAAGCGCTCGCTAATCATACTGTTGACGATGTGGTCACTGTGAACGCACCGAACGGGGCTTATCAAGTTAAGGTAATCGCGGTTAAGCGCGCGTAA
- a CDS encoding aldo/keto reductase, whose product METYTLRDGLTVPKIGFGTYKLNGAHGVQVIDSAIDRGYRLLDTAFNYENEGAVGEAVRRSSVPRSELLISSKLPGRHHTYTEAINTIQESLYRAGLDYYDLYLIHWPNPKEDHYVEAWQALIDAQKLGLIRSIGVSNFLPEHLERLNKETGVLPVINQVELHPYFNQQAQRDYDQAHGILTQDWSPLGRASEMLQNETLKEIAAHYHKNVGQLILRWELQLGTLPIPKSSTPSRQAGNMDVFDFEISAADMATINGLSQVDGRLNNQDPAVYQEF is encoded by the coding sequence TTGGAAACTTATACGTTACGTGATGGTTTAACAGTACCTAAAATTGGCTTTGGAACATATAAACTGAATGGTGCTCATGGTGTGCAAGTGATCGACTCAGCGATTGATCGCGGCTACCGATTATTAGATACGGCCTTTAACTATGAAAATGAAGGTGCTGTTGGTGAAGCGGTTCGGCGTTCGTCAGTACCGCGTTCGGAACTCTTGATTTCATCAAAACTTCCTGGTCGCCACCACACCTACACGGAAGCTATCAATACGATTCAAGAATCATTATATCGAGCTGGCCTGGATTATTATGATTTATATTTGATTCATTGGCCTAATCCTAAGGAGGATCATTATGTTGAAGCTTGGCAGGCACTGATTGATGCCCAGAAGTTAGGCTTGATTCGTTCGATTGGGGTCTCGAATTTCTTACCAGAACATTTAGAACGATTAAACAAAGAAACGGGTGTTTTACCCGTCATTAATCAGGTCGAATTACATCCGTACTTTAACCAACAGGCACAACGGGATTATGATCAAGCACACGGTATTTTGACGCAAGATTGGAGTCCCCTTGGCCGGGCCAGTGAGATGCTTCAAAATGAGACGCTCAAAGAGATTGCTGCGCACTACCATAAAAATGTTGGTCAGTTGATTTTACGGTGGGAACTACAGTTAGGGACCTTGCCGATTCCAAAGTCGTCAACGCCGAGCCGTCAAGCAGGTAATATGGACGTGTTTGATTTTGAAATCAGTGCAGCTGATATGGCAACAATTAATGGTTTGAGCCAAGTGGATGGTCGCTTGAATAATCAAGATCCAGCAGTGTACCAGGAATTTTAA
- a CDS encoding glucosamine-6-phosphate deaminase: protein MKVIVVKDQAAGGKEGFKVFKNALDNGAKVFGLATGSTPVTTYKEIVNSDLDFSDCTSVNLDEYVGIAPDNDQSYKYFMQTHLFNDKPFKESFLPNGLASDPEAEVKRYDKVIDEHPIDLQILGIGRNGHIGFNEPGTPRDITTHVVDLTESTIEANARFFASENDVPKQAFSMGLASIMKSKHLLLEAFGENKADAVKGMIEGPDTPELPASILQNHPDVTVIIDEAAASKLSKKY from the coding sequence ATGAAAGTTATCGTAGTAAAGGATCAAGCTGCCGGCGGAAAAGAAGGTTTCAAAGTATTTAAGAATGCTTTAGACAATGGTGCGAAAGTATTTGGGTTGGCAACTGGTTCGACACCCGTTACAACTTACAAAGAAATCGTTAATAGTGACTTAGATTTCAGTGACTGCACATCCGTTAACTTGGATGAATACGTTGGGATTGCACCAGACAACGACCAAAGTTATAAATACTTCATGCAAACTCATTTATTCAATGACAAGCCATTTAAGGAATCATTCTTGCCAAACGGTTTAGCTTCAGATCCAGAAGCTGAAGTTAAGCGTTACGACAAAGTGATTGACGAACACCCAATTGACTTACAAATCTTAGGGATTGGCCGTAATGGTCACATTGGTTTTAACGAACCAGGTACTCCTCGCGATATTACGACGCACGTGGTTGATTTAACTGAATCAACGATTGAAGCTAACGCGCGGTTCTTCGCCAGCGAAAATGATGTTCCTAAGCAAGCCTTCTCAATGGGCTTAGCTTCCATCATGAAGAGCAAGCACTTATTGCTCGAAGCATTCGGCGAAAACAAGGCTGATGCGGTCAAGGGTATGATTGAAGGCCCAGATACCCCTGAATTACCAGCAAGTATCTTGCAAAACCATCCAGACGTTACCGTTATCATTGACGAAGCGGCTGCTAGCAAGTTAAGCAAGAAGTATTAA
- a CDS encoding MFS transporter, whose protein sequence is METTKSISGPGKSYVSKTRIGVLAVSSMGMAALAITPSYAAIASNFSLSNTSVQMLTSLPNLFMMLAGLIIGKLTATKLNLKTLTLSAAILVIIGGFLPLAFHTNFMFLLFCSCLVGLGQGACTNLSQVLISQMLPETERQSTMGLTTTFTNLGGIVFIMGGGQLAATNGWVNNYWIYLFSALILIVILTLVPMHPAAVNAANDQDTGEQIKLNKYVFFCAFWGFCTLLLNNVLNNNISLFVAEEKLGATSQAALTSTVSLIGGMLCGLIVGVIGKRFKYSSITISFILYGLSYLLIGLGHSLWLAFVGSFIVGAAMSIAMGQFPYLISISVGKNSVSMALGVYVAIYSIGGVVSPFIVNPLTKLVAGMGINVFVVSGVIALILGVLCMGFQFQKKLVTAAQ, encoded by the coding sequence ATGGAAACAACAAAATCGATATCGGGACCAGGTAAAAGCTACGTTTCTAAGACCCGGATTGGGGTTCTTGCAGTCAGTTCAATGGGCATGGCGGCACTCGCAATTACCCCATCCTATGCAGCAATCGCATCCAATTTTTCACTCAGTAATACGAGTGTCCAGATGTTAACATCATTGCCTAATCTATTTATGATGTTAGCAGGGTTGATTATTGGCAAACTAACGGCAACCAAGCTCAATCTCAAAACATTAACCCTTAGTGCGGCAATCTTAGTAATTATCGGTGGTTTTCTACCATTAGCCTTCCACACAAACTTCATGTTTTTGTTATTTTGCTCGTGCTTAGTCGGTCTAGGTCAAGGCGCCTGCACCAATTTATCACAAGTCTTAATTTCTCAAATGCTACCAGAAACCGAACGCCAGTCCACTATGGGTTTAACAACCACCTTCACCAATCTCGGTGGTATTGTCTTCATCATGGGTGGCGGCCAGCTAGCTGCAACGAACGGTTGGGTAAATAATTATTGGATTTACTTATTCTCAGCACTTATTTTGATTGTGATCTTAACATTAGTGCCGATGCATCCGGCAGCAGTCAATGCAGCCAACGATCAGGATACCGGTGAACAAATTAAGCTCAACAAATACGTCTTTTTCTGTGCCTTCTGGGGATTCTGCACGTTACTCTTAAATAATGTTTTGAACAACAACATTTCACTATTTGTTGCTGAAGAAAAACTTGGCGCAACCTCACAAGCCGCTCTGACGTCAACCGTTTCATTAATTGGGGGGATGCTATGCGGCTTGATTGTTGGCGTTATCGGCAAGCGGTTCAAATACTCATCCATCACAATCTCGTTTATCTTATACGGCCTGTCCTACCTGTTAATCGGTCTTGGACATTCGCTATGGTTAGCCTTTGTAGGTAGCTTCATCGTGGGTGCCGCAATGAGTATCGCCATGGGACAATTTCCATATTTGATCTCAATTTCAGTTGGCAAAAACAGTGTTTCGATGGCCCTAGGTGTGTACGTCGCGATTTACTCAATCGGGGGTGTGGTCAGTCCTTTCATCGTTAATCCATTGACTAAATTAGTTGCTGGTATGGGTATTAACGTCTTCGTAGTCAGCGGCGTTATTGCGCTGATCCTAGGTGTACTATGTATGGGATTTCAGTTCCAGAAAAAATTAGTAACGGCGGCACAATAA